The proteins below are encoded in one region of Helianthus annuus cultivar XRQ/B chromosome 2, HanXRQr2.0-SUNRISE, whole genome shotgun sequence:
- the LOC118485767 gene encoding uncharacterized protein LOC118485767, with the protein MWLWKQEEKPEIFKVCDLRSELDGINLIPETQVLKWLNWIPKKINCFLWRAVLDRIPTRVSLALRNIHLPSVLCALCNSASESVDHLLISCQYAQLVWTAVSLWVKISLPRYLLSLVGLMEHIESQCSSQEIKKAVYLIAAATCWILWRIRNNLIFNGKITQVSRAVGDIKAISFFWVKARAGKTDLDWKKWSEFRCFK; encoded by the coding sequence ATGTGGTTATGGAAGCAGGAGGAAAAACCGGAAATTTTCAAAGTGTGCGATCTTCGGTCAGAACTGGATGGTATAAATCTGATCCCGGAAACTCAGGTTCTTAAATGGCTCAACTGGATACCGAAGAAAATAAATTGCTTCCTATGGAGAGCGGTGCTAGATCGAATACCAACCAGAGTCTCTTTGGCTTTGAGAAACATACATTTACCTTCGGTTCTCTGTGCATTATGCAACTCAGCTTCTGAATCGGTTGACCATCTATTGATCTCATGTCAATATGCTCAGCTCGTTTGGACGGCGGTCTCGTTATGGGTCAAAATATCACTTCCGAGATACTTATTGAGCTTGGTGGGCCTAATGGAGCATATCGAGTCACAATGTTCGTCACAAGAAATAAAAAAGGCGGTTTACCTCATTGCTGCAGCAACATGTTGGATTTTATGGCGAATTAGAAACAACTTAATTTTCAACGGGAAGATAACTCAGGTTTCAAGGGCTGTCGGCGATATTAAGGCTATTTCATTTTTTTGGGTCAAAGCAAGGGCTGGAAAAACAGACTTAGATTGGAAGAAATGGAGTGAATTTAGATGCTTTAAATAA